One Ancylobacter novellus DSM 506 genomic window, ATCTCGGCCATCGAGCCGCAGTCGAAAACCTTCGCGCCGAACAGATCGGCGATGCGGTCCCGCACGCCGGGGATCGACGCCCCCGGCTCGCCCGAGAAGAACATGTATTTGAGGCCGAACTCCCGCGGGTTGAGGCCCTCGTCGCTCGCGGCCTGGGCGAGATGCAGCGCGTAGGTGGGCGTGCCGTAGAAGCCCGCCGGCTTCATGGTGTCGAGCCATTGCGCGCAGCGTATCGTCATCCCCGGAGCGCCGGCCCCGAACGGGAACGCCTTGGCGCCGAGGCGTTCGGCGCCCGACAGAGCGCCCCAGCTTCCCATGTAGAGGCTGAGGATCGCGGCGATGCAAATCATGTCGCCGGGGCGCATGCCCATCGCCCACATGATGCGGGCATGGGCGTTGGCGATGGCGATCCAGTCGTTGCGGCCGATGGCGAAGGCGGTGGGGCGCCCCGTCGTGCCGCTGGTCCCGTGGATATGGAACACCTCGGCGTCGGGGATGCACAGATAGTCGCCGAAGGGCGGCGACAGCGCCTGCGATTCCCTCAGCTCCTTCTTGGTGACGACCGGGACCCGGTCCTCGAAATCCTCCAGCGAGCGCAGCTGGTCGGGATGGAAGCCGGCCTCGTTCCAGCGGCGGCGGTAGAAGGGCGAGTGGTCATAGGCATAACGGCAGACGACGCGCAGCCGCTCCAGTATCGCCTTCTCGCGATCGCCGGCCGGCATGGTCTCGCGCTGCCGGAACCAGTAGCGGCTGTCGGCCGGGGGAAGATATGAGGCGTCGTAGGAGGGCGGGAAGGACCAGGATTCCATGGCGCGCCCTCCCCCTCACCGCTCGCCGCGTTCAGTGACGAGGCGCGTCAGCGTCTCGACGATCTCGTCCGGCGGCGTGTCCTGAAGCAGGACCTCCCGCACCCCCATCCTCTTGATCTCGACGACATCCTCGTCCGGCATCACCCCGCCGGCGACGACGATCATGTCCTCGGCGCCCTTGCTGGCCAGAAGCTGGAAGATCTTCGGGAAGACGGTGAGCTGCACGCCGGAGAGCAGGCTGACGCCGAGCACGTCCACGTCCTCCTGGATCGCGGCGGTCACGACCTCCTCGGGCGTGCGGTGCAGGCCGGAATAGATGACGTCCATGCCGGCGTCGCGCAGGGTTCGGGCCACCACCTTCACGCCGCGATCATGGCCGTCGAGGCCAACCTTCGCGAGAAGCACACGGATGGGCTGCGTCACTTCAGGCCTCCCTCGTCGAGTTTCTTATTGAACTCTGAATTCAGAACTCCGAACGCAGAGTGCAAGCACCTTGTAGCTCTGTCAAGCGGCAGCCATATTCCTGCGTGGCACCACGATTCTTGCGGAGGATGCGGGCTTGGAGTCCCTGGAAGCGCCGAAAAGCCTTGTCGACCAAGCCTATGAGGTGATCCTCGACGCCCTCTGCGACGGGACCTTCAAGCCCGGCGAGCGGCTGACGCAGGAGGACATCGCGGCGCGCCTCAAGGTCTCCCGGCAGCCGGTCACGCATGCGCTGGTCGTGCTGAAGGCGCAGGGCTTCCTCGCCCAGTCGGGCCGGCGCGGCCTGATCGTGACGCCGGTCGACGCCGCCTTCTTCGAGGCGATCTATCAGTTCCGCTCGGCCGTGGAGCCGCTCGCCGTGCGGCTGGCGACGCCGCGTCTGACCAAGCAGGCGATCCTGCGCGGCCGCTCATTGATCGAGCATGGCCGCAACATGGTCGTGGCCGGCGATGCCCGCGCCGGCCTGCAGGCCGACATGGACTTCCATTCCTTCATCTACGACCTGTCCGGCAATCCCATCGTCGGCGAGACGATGCGCCTGCACTGGCGCCACCTGCGCCGGGCCATGGGGCAGGTGCTGCGCTATCCGGGAATGTCGATCAGCGTCTGGCAGGAGCACGGGCGGATACTGGAAGCCATGATCCGCGGCGATGCCGAAGGCGCGGCCGAACTCATGCGCCGGCACCTGATCGAGGCCTATGAGCGGGTCGAAAAACCGAGCCAGGCTCCGACCGACGCGGATGATTGACCGCGTCGGTCGAAGACCCTTCAGGACTGAATCCGACTGAGCGCCCCCTCGACGGCACCCTCGACATCACCGGCGCGCCCGGCCTCGGCACGGGCGTGAAGGACAGGACGGCGGATCTTCAGACGACGACAATCCGCTCGCGCCGGTCGCGGTCAAGACGAGCCGAGACAATCGGCCTGCCCGCCATCGGCACGACGTCGACCATGTGGCCGTTCCAGACGCCCTTCTTCTGCAGGCGCGGCAAACCGCCAGGCGAGACTGACGCTCAGAGCCGCGCCGGCGGCGAGGCAGGCGGCGATGCAGAGGATGGCGACGACGAAGGCCTGGGTGATGGCCGCCGGATCGGAGCGCGTGCCGAGGACGGCGTAGAAAATCCCACCGTTCACGGCGACGCTGAGCGCGGCGCTGATCTGCAGGGTCGAACTGGCGATGCCGGCGATCATGCCGGAAAACGCCGGCGCGACGCGGCCCGTCACCATCCGCATCAATGTCGGCAGGGCGAGCCCTTGTCCGAGACCGATGACGAACAGGATGACGGCCAGCGGCACGGGCGCAGGCACCGCGCCGGTCGGCGTCGCCAGGATGGCCCAGATCAGGCCGGCGAACCCGACGCTCTCCAGCCCCATGCCGATCGCATTGACATAGGCGCCGAGGATCCGCCGGCAGATGGGGGTCGCCAGCGGCCCCAGCAGGAATCCCGCACCGAAGGGCAGGAAGACCAGGCCGGCACTCAGGGCGGTCACATGCAGCGCGTTCTGCAGATAGACCGAGAACAGCAGGAAGAAGGGCGTGATCCCGTAGAACAGCAGTGCGATCAGCAGCGCGCGGCCCAGCCCCGGCGCCTGGATCGAAGCCGGATCGATCAGGGGTGTGCCGCCCTTGTGAGCCAGTCGGGTCTCATAACGCCAGAAGAGCCACCCAAGCGCCGGCGCCGCAATGAGCGACAGCCAGGACCAGAGGGGCCAGCCCGCCTCACGCCCCTCGATCAGCGGCACGATCAGCGCCGCCAACGTCATGATCGACAGGACCGTGCCGCCAAGATCCAGCTTGCGCGGCTCCGGTGCCCGCGTCTCCTTCAGCAGGGGAAGTCCGAACAGCACGACCAGGACCGCCACCGGCAGGTTGACGATGAAGATCGCCCTCCACCCCAGCCCCAGGAGATCGAGCGAAATCAGGATGCCGCCCAGCGCCTGCCCGACCACCGCGGCCAGGCCGAACACCGCGCCATAAAGGCTGAGGGCGAGCGGTTTCTCCGATTCAGGGAAAATCGCCTGCACCGAGGCGAGCGCCTGCGGGGCCATCACCGCCGCCGTCACGCCCTGCAATGCGCGCCCGGCGATCAGCGCCCAGGGCGACCAGGCGAAGCCGCACAGCGTCGAGGCGGCGGCAAAGCCGACCAGGCCGAGGAAGAACATGCGGCCGCGGCCATACAGGTCGCCGAGGCGCCCGCCGGTGATCAGCGTCACGGCGTAGAGCGCGGCGTAAGCGGAAATGACGAGCTGCTCGGCGGAGGACGACGCGGCCAATTCCGCCCGGATCGAGGGAAGCGCGACATTGACGATGAAGAAATCGAGCGGTGGCAGGAACGCGCCGACCAGCAGGATCGCGAACATGAGCCAGCGGCGCGGTTCGCGCGGGGCGACACCATCCCGGAACCGGACAGCCGGTGAGGTTTCTGCTTGCGATAATGTCGTGCTCACGGGTGCTGCTTTCGGTTCTCGATGGTGAACTTGCCGTGGCCGAGCCCATCGGGCCCGGACGGATGAAGCCGGAATTCAGGCCTGTCGCGCTGCGATCCGCTCAGAGCGGGGCCGCCAGGCTGCGCTGCGGCTTGACGGCGGTGACGAGATCGACGTCGGCCATCACCCGCGCCGTTTCCGGCGAGGCCAGCGCCGCTTCCATGGCCGCCTTATCCCGGAAGACACAGGTCGCGATGGCGATCAGGCCGCCACCGTCTCCCTGTGGGAAAAAGCCGGCGAGGCGTTCGAGCCCGTAGGGACCCCAGCATTCGCGCACGAGAGGAAAATGGACGTCGATCCAGTGCTCGCGGTCGAACGGGGTATCGGCATTGCCGGCATAGGTTACGTACATGGTGGTCATGGGAGACCTGCTCCGCGATGGGTGTCGAAATCGGTCGGGGCAAGCGCCGCCCATCCGGCGCCATTGGCCCGGACCGGCTCGCCGTCCCCAATCGGATGAAGAGAAGGTAGGTGCTTGGATTTGTTCCGTAACTGACAGTATCGTACGCCCGCTGTTCATTTTTGTGCGGGACGCCGATGGAGTGGAGCGACGTCAGGATCTTCTTGGCCATAGCCCGTTCCGGCACGCTGGGCGCGGCCGCCCGCACGCTTCATCTGAGCCATCCGACGGTCGGACGCCGGCTGCGGGCGCTCGAACAAGCGACCGGCCATACGCTGTTTCAGAGAACGGCCGACGGTTTCGTCCTGACGGAAGAGGGCAACGCCGTCCTCCCTCTGGCGGAACAGATGGAAGAAGGCGCCCTGGCCATGGAACGGCGGCTCGCCGGGCAGGAGCAGAATCTTCAGGGCACGTTGCGCATATCTTCCGCCGACTGGTTCGGCGCCTACGTCCTGCCGCCGATCATCGCCGACTATGCGAAGACCTATCCCCACGTCGACATCGAGGTTCTGACGGGCACCCGCCTGTTCAGCCTCGCCCAGCGTGAGGCCGACATCGCCTTCCGGATCGTCCCGTTCGACAGTCCCGATGTCGTGCAGCGACGGCTGATCCGGCTGGCCTACGGGGCCTATGTCGCGGCAGGCTCTCCCGAGCCGGTCTATGGCGACGGAGCCGGCTTTCGGCTCATCACCCACGACACGTCGACTGGCCAGTTCCCCGATATCGCCTGGCTCACGGAGAGCTTCCCGAATGCGAGGCCGATCCTGCGTTCGAACAACCGCAATGTGCAGGGTCGCATGTGCAGCCAGGGCGTCGGCATCTGCGTGCTGCCGCAGGTCGTCGGCAATCAGATGCCGGCACTACGCCGGCTCAACCTGCCGGCGGAGCCACCCGGACGGGACATCTGGATGGGCTATCACCGCGACATCAGGCGACTTCAGCGCCTGCGGGCCTTCATCACCACGATGACCCAACACATCGCGAACGCTCAAGCCTGAGCAAGAGCGCCGGAGGCCGGTCGCCCGCATCACCCCAAGCAGCGGTGAGCCGGGATCGCTCTCCGTTCTGACAACGATCCCGGATCGGCCTTCGGCCATCCGGGATGACGCCCATTAGGGGATCAAGCAGTCCCTACGGCGCCACCAGATAATGCGCGCCCCATTCCGAGTTCGGGATCGCCGCGCCGAGCTTGTACTCGAAGCTCTTCACCTCCAGCCCCTCGTTCTGCGTCTCGCAGTCATAGGCGATGTGGTACCAGGTGCCGCCGGAACGGATCGCCGCGCCCGGCGCCCTGATGCGCGCGCCCTTTATCACCGGGTCGCGATAGGCATAGGCGACCAGCTCGTCCGGCTTCATGCCCTTCACATTGCGCTGCACCTCGCCCATGGCGCGGGCGTTGCAGCGCTGCTCGATGCGCTCGGAGGGGTCGAGCAGCAGCATCTGCTCGTCGGGCGAGCGAGCCTGCGCCGGGGTGAGATCGGCGAGCAGCAGGACGCCGCCGCAGGCAAGGACGGCGAGGCTGAGAATGGTCGAGCGCGGCATGGACAGGCGAATCCCCTCTCATCGCAATTCAGTTCAATATTCGACTTATGTCCATCCTGTGGCTTCACATCCGCGTTGTGACGCAGGCCGCTCGTGTTGCCGGGGCACGCGGGGCGGATTAGAACCGCCCCATGGCGCTGATGGACCTTGCCAACCCGACCCGCTTCCTCGCCCTTTCCGGGCGCGTCCTGCCATGGCTGACCGGCCTCGCGCTGGCAACCCTCGCCCTCGGCTTCTTCCTCGCCTTCCGCGCCCCGGCCGACTACCAGCAGGGCGAGACGGTGAAGATCATGTACATCCACGTGCCCTTCGCCTGGCTGGCCATGTTCGGCTATTCGCTGCTGGCGCTCTCCGCGCTCGGCATCCTGGTCTGGCGCCACCCGCTGGCCGACGTCGCGCACAAGGCCATGGCCCCCATCGGGGCGGTGTTCGCCTTCCTCTGCCTCGTCACCGGCTCGCTCTGGGGCCGGCCGATGTGGGGCACCTACTGGGTGTGGGACGCGCGTCTCACCTCCATGCTGGTGCTGCTGCTGCTCTATCTCGGGCTGCTGGCCCTGCGCTCGGCCATCGAGGACCCCAACCAGGCGGGGCGCGCCGCCGCGGTGCTCTCGCTCGTCGGCTTCGTCAACGTGCCGATCGTCAAGTTCTCGGTCGACTGGTGGAACACGCTGCACCAGCCGGCCTCGGTCTTCCGCATGGGCGGGCCGACCATCGATGCCAGCATGCTCTGGCCGCTGCTGATCTGCGCCATCGGCTTCACCCTGGTGATGCTGGCGCTGCACATGGCGGCGATGCGCACCGAGATCTATCGCCGCCGCCTGCGCGTCATGGAAGCGCGCGCCGCGGCCGAAGCCGCCTTCGCCTGAGGAAGCCCGCAATGTTCGGCGAGCACTCCCTGTTCATCCTCGCCTCCTACGGCGTGAGCGCGCTCGCGCTCGGCGGCCTCGCGCTGTGGACCGTGCTGGACGGGCGCAGCGTGCGCCGCCGTCTGGAGGAGCTCGACTCGCGCGGGGTCAAGCGCCGCTCGGCGGGGCGCGAATGAGCGACGCGCCATGAGCGACACGTCCACACCCTCAGGCACCGGCCGCCGGCGCCTGCTCGTCCTGCTGCCGCTGATCGCCTTCGTCGCGCTGGCCGCGCTGTTCTATGGAAGGCTGTTCTCGGGCGATCCCTCGCGCATTCCCTCGGCGCTGATCGGCCGCCCCGCCCCGGCGCTCGACCTGCCGCCGCTCCAAGGGCTGACCCGCGACGGCCAGCCGGTGCCGGGCCTCACCTCGGCCGGGCTCAAGGGCGAGGTGACGGTGCTCAACGTCTTCGCCTCCTGGTGCGTGCCCTGCCGCGACGAGCACCCCTTCCTTGTCGAGCTGTCGAAGATGCAGGGCTTCCGCCTCGTCGGCCTCAACTACAAGGACGAGGCGGAGAACGCCCGCCGCTTCCTCGGCCGCTTCGGCAATCCCTATGCGGCGGTCGGCGTCGATGCCGGCGGGCGCGCCGCCATCGACTGGGGCGTCTATGGCGTGCCGGAGACCTTCGTCATCGGCAGGGACGGGCGCATCGCCTACAAGTTCATCGGCCCGATCGACGCGCAGGGCCTGAAGGAACGCCTGCTGCCGGAGATCGAGAAGGCGAAGGCGCCGCCGGCAAGCTAGTTCCGCTCGTCCGGCAGCACCGGCAGCGGCAGCACCTCGATCTCGTCCTCGATCAGCGCCCGCACCTCCTCGGAGGTCGCCTCGCCGCGGATGGCGCGCTTCTCCTCCTCGCCCTCATGCATGCGCCGGGCGAGGCGAGCGAAGTCGTCGCCGACATCGTCGGTATTGGCCTCCACATGCGCCCGTACCGCCCGCAGCATGGAGCGGAGCTGCTGCTCCTTCTCCGACATCATCGCCACCGGCTGGGTGGGAGCGGGAGCAGGAGCAGCCGCCGGCGCCGAAGCCTCGCTCGGGCCTTCCGCCTCGAACTTGCGCGTGCCGCGGCCCAGCGCCGGCGCCATGATCGCCTTGGAGACATCCGGCGAATCGCAGACCGGGCAGGTCACGAGGCCCTGCGCCTTCTGCGCGTCATAGGCGGCTGAATCGCGGAACCAGCTCTCGAACTCGTGGTCCTTTGCGCAACGCAGGCTGTAGAGGATCATGCCGCGTCACCCGGGGAAGCGAGGTGCAGCCGGCCGAAATCGCCCGGCGCCACCACCTCGAAGCGCCGGCCATTGGCCAGCGAGGGGATTCGCCCGCGCACCGCCGCCACCCGCGCGGGATCGATCTCGGCGCTGATCACGCCCGGCTCGGTGCCGGCCTCGGCGAGGACCTCGCCCCAGGGATCGATGATCAGGCTGTGGCCGAAGGTCTTGCGGCCGTTCTCATGCGTGCCGCCCTGCGCCGCCGCCAGCACGAAGCAGCCGGTCTCGATGGCGCGGGCGCGCAGCAATATGTGCCAGTGCGCCTCGCCGGTGGACTGGGTGAAGGCGGCGGGCACCGCGATCATCCCTGCCCCGGCCTCGGCCAGCGCGCGGAACAGCGCCGGGAAGCGCAAATCGTAGCAGATGGTGAAACCGAGCCGGATCCCCGGCAGGTCGGCGGCGACCGCCAGTTCGCCGGGCCGGTAAGCCTCGGATTCGCGGTAGACGTCGCCATTCGGCAGGTCGACGTCGAACATGTGGATCTTGTCGTAGCGGGCGAGGATCGCCCCGTCGGGACCGATGAGGAAGGAGCGGTTGGCGGCGCGGTGCTCGCTCGCCTTCACCGCCAGCGAGCCGATATGCAGATGCACCTTCAGCTCCGCCGCCAGCGCGCGGAACGCCTTGAGCGCCGGATCGCTCTCCTCGTCATGCAGCACGGCGAACAGCGCCTGCCGGTTCTCCTCCATCGTGCCGGTCATCTCCGGCGTCTGAATGTAGCTGGCGCCGCCCGCCGCCGCCTCGCGGATCAAGGCGGAGGCGGTCTCGACATTCGCCCCGACGCTCTTGGCGGTGCGCAGCTGCACCAACGCGGCACGGAACGGCGCGCCGAGATGCAGCGGGCGGGGAGCGGTCGAATCGGTCGAGGCGTTCTTCATGCAAATAAAATCCGTTCAGCTCGCCAGCAGAGCGTCGAGCTCGCCGGCCTCCTCCAGCGCATAGAGGTCGTCACAGCCGCCGACATGGCGGCCGCCGATGAAGATCTGCGGCACGCTGGTGCGCCCGTTGGCGCGCTGCGACATGGTCGAGCGCATCACCGGATCGCCGGCCACGTTGATCTCCGAGAAATCGACGCCCTTGCGCTTCAGGAGGTCCTTGGCGGCGTGGCAATAGGGGCAGCTATAGGTGGTGTAGATCTCGATCTGCGACATCGTTCCAACCAGTTGAGCCCCGCCACCGGGGCCTCGGCGCTGGGTCTTTCCTATGATATGGCGCCGCCCCGCCCGTCAACAACCCGCGCAAACACCAGCACGTCGACCCGGCCGGCCCCGGCCCGCGTCAGCGCCTTGGCGCAGGCGTCGATGGTCGCCCCCGTGGTGAGCACGTCGTCGACCAGCACCACGCGCCGGCCGCGCAGCTCGGCGCGCGCCGCCGCCGGGACGGCGAAGGCGCCGGCGACGTTCTGCGCGCGGGCCACCCGGTCCAGACCGACCTGCGGCATCGTCGCTCGTGCGCGCGTGAGCCAGGAGGTGCGCACCGGAACCTTCGCCTCGCGCCCCACGGCCTTGGCGAGGGCCGCCGACTGGTTGAAGCGCCGCCGCCACAGCCTGAGCCCGTGCAGCGGCACCGGGATGAGCGCGTCGGCGTCATCGAGGATGTCCGCCCCCGCCCGCGCCATCATCCGCGCCATGGGCGGGGCGACGTCGAGCCGGTCGGCATATTTCAGCGCATGGACGAGGTCGCGCGCCACCTCGCCGAAGGCCGCGACCGCCCGCGCCCTCGCATAGG contains:
- a CDS encoding phenylacetate--CoA ligase family protein — its product is MESWSFPPSYDASYLPPADSRYWFRQRETMPAGDREKAILERLRVVCRYAYDHSPFYRRRWNEAGFHPDQLRSLEDFEDRVPVVTKKELRESQALSPPFGDYLCIPDAEVFHIHGTSGTTGRPTAFAIGRNDWIAIANAHARIMWAMGMRPGDMICIAAILSLYMGSWGALSGAERLGAKAFPFGAGAPGMTIRCAQWLDTMKPAGFYGTPTYALHLAQAASDEGLNPREFGLKYMFFSGEPGASIPGVRDRIADLFGAKVFDCGSMAEMTPWMNVAGSAETEGMLCWQDIVYTEVCDPATMRRVPYGQRGTPVYTHLERTSQPMIRLASGDLTLWQDGPNPCGRTYPRLPHGIFGRIDDMFTIRGENVYPSEIDAALNQTPGYGGEHQIVITREAAMDELLLRVEADEGTFAGGELERFRADVSHRIQKLLGLRTRAEIVAKGTLPRTDFKARRVTDDRSVFREMYAQIEAESGA
- a CDS encoding cobalamin B12-binding domain-containing protein: MTQPIRVLLAKVGLDGHDRGVKVVARTLRDAGMDVIYSGLHRTPEEVVTAAIQEDVDVLGVSLLSGVQLTVFPKIFQLLASKGAEDMIVVAGGVMPDEDVVEIKRMGVREVLLQDTPPDEIVETLTRLVTERGER
- a CDS encoding GntR family transcriptional regulator, coding for MESLEAPKSLVDQAYEVILDALCDGTFKPGERLTQEDIAARLKVSRQPVTHALVVLKAQGFLAQSGRRGLIVTPVDAAFFEAIYQFRSAVEPLAVRLATPRLTKQAILRGRSLIEHGRNMVVAGDARAGLQADMDFHSFIYDLSGNPIVGETMRLHWRHLRRAMGQVLRYPGMSISVWQEHGRILEAMIRGDAEGAAELMRRHLIEAYERVEKPSQAPTDADD
- a CDS encoding MFS transporter — its product is MSTTLSQAETSPAVRFRDGVAPREPRRWLMFAILLVGAFLPPLDFFIVNVALPSIRAELAASSSAEQLVISAYAALYAVTLITGGRLGDLYGRGRMFFLGLVGFAAASTLCGFAWSPWALIAGRALQGVTAAVMAPQALASVQAIFPESEKPLALSLYGAVFGLAAVVGQALGGILISLDLLGLGWRAIFIVNLPVAVLVVLFGLPLLKETRAPEPRKLDLGGTVLSIMTLAALIVPLIEGREAGWPLWSWLSLIAAPALGWLFWRYETRLAHKGGTPLIDPASIQAPGLGRALLIALLFYGITPFFLLFSVYLQNALHVTALSAGLVFLPFGAGFLLGPLATPICRRILGAYVNAIGMGLESVGFAGLIWAILATPTGAVPAPVPLAVILFVIGLGQGLALPTLMRMVTGRVAPAFSGMIAGIASSTLQISAALSVAVNGGIFYAVLGTRSDPAAITQAFVVAILCIAACLAAGAALSVSLAWRFAAPAEEGRLERPHGRRRADGGQADCLGSS
- a CDS encoding EthD family reductase, which gives rise to MTTMYVTYAGNADTPFDREHWIDVHFPLVRECWGPYGLERLAGFFPQGDGGGLIAIATCVFRDKAAMEAALASPETARVMADVDLVTAVKPQRSLAAPL
- a CDS encoding LysR family transcriptional regulator produces the protein MEWSDVRIFLAIARSGTLGAAARTLHLSHPTVGRRLRALEQATGHTLFQRTADGFVLTEEGNAVLPLAEQMEEGALAMERRLAGQEQNLQGTLRISSADWFGAYVLPPIIADYAKTYPHVDIEVLTGTRLFSLAQREADIAFRIVPFDSPDVVQRRLIRLAYGAYVAAGSPEPVYGDGAGFRLITHDTSTGQFPDIAWLTESFPNARPILRSNNRNVQGRMCSQGVGICVLPQVVGNQMPALRRLNLPAEPPGRDIWMGYHRDIRRLQRLRAFITTMTQHIANAQA
- a CDS encoding DUF930 domain-containing protein, whose amino-acid sequence is MPRSTILSLAVLACGGVLLLADLTPAQARSPDEQMLLLDPSERIEQRCNARAMGEVQRNVKGMKPDELVAYAYRDPVIKGARIRAPGAAIRSGGTWYHIAYDCETQNEGLEVKSFEYKLGAAIPNSEWGAHYLVAP
- a CDS encoding heme ABC transporter permease encodes the protein MALMDLANPTRFLALSGRVLPWLTGLALATLALGFFLAFRAPADYQQGETVKIMYIHVPFAWLAMFGYSLLALSALGILVWRHPLADVAHKAMAPIGAVFAFLCLVTGSLWGRPMWGTYWVWDARLTSMLVLLLLYLGLLALRSAIEDPNQAGRAAAVLSLVGFVNVPIVKFSVDWWNTLHQPASVFRMGGPTIDASMLWPLLICAIGFTLVMLALHMAAMRTEIYRRRLRVMEARAAAEAAFA
- the ccmD gene encoding heme exporter protein CcmD, with the translated sequence MFGEHSLFILASYGVSALALGGLALWTVLDGRSVRRRLEELDSRGVKRRSAGRE
- a CDS encoding DsbE family thiol:disulfide interchange protein; its protein translation is MSDTSTPSGTGRRRLLVLLPLIAFVALAALFYGRLFSGDPSRIPSALIGRPAPALDLPPLQGLTRDGQPVPGLTSAGLKGEVTVLNVFASWCVPCRDEHPFLVELSKMQGFRLVGLNYKDEAENARRFLGRFGNPYAAVGVDAGGRAAIDWGVYGVPETFVIGRDGRIAYKFIGPIDAQGLKERLLPEIEKAKAPPAS
- a CDS encoding DUF1178 family protein; protein product: MILYSLRCAKDHEFESWFRDSAAYDAQKAQGLVTCPVCDSPDVSKAIMAPALGRGTRKFEAEGPSEASAPAAAPAPAPTQPVAMMSEKEQQLRSMLRAVRAHVEANTDDVGDDFARLARRMHEGEEEKRAIRGEATSEEVRALIEDEIEVLPLPVLPDERN
- a CDS encoding carbon-nitrogen hydrolase family protein; translated protein: MKNASTDSTAPRPLHLGAPFRAALVQLRTAKSVGANVETASALIREAAAGGASYIQTPEMTGTMEENRQALFAVLHDEESDPALKAFRALAAELKVHLHIGSLAVKASEHRAANRSFLIGPDGAILARYDKIHMFDVDLPNGDVYRESEAYRPGELAVAADLPGIRLGFTICYDLRFPALFRALAEAGAGMIAVPAAFTQSTGEAHWHILLRARAIETGCFVLAAAQGGTHENGRKTFGHSLIIDPWGEVLAEAGTEPGVISAEIDPARVAAVRGRIPSLANGRRFEVVAPGDFGRLHLASPGDAA
- the grxC gene encoding glutaredoxin 3 yields the protein MSQIEIYTTYSCPYCHAAKDLLKRKGVDFSEINVAGDPVMRSTMSQRANGRTSVPQIFIGGRHVGGCDDLYALEEAGELDALLAS
- a CDS encoding ComF family protein; its protein translation is MDKPLEAESALPFAARLGGAARMAARGLGRRVIDFALPPICMTRRAAVDQPGCLCATCWRGMEFIERPYCDRLGTPLPYDADPLDGPAVSSAALADPPAYARARAVAAFGEVARDLVHALKYADRLDVAPPMARMMARAGADILDDADALIPVPLHGLRLWRRRFNQSAALAKAVGREAKVPVRTSWLTRARATMPQVGLDRVARAQNVAGAFAVPAAARAELRGRRVVLVDDVLTTGATIDACAKALTRAGAGRVDVLVFARVVDGRGGAIS